A single window of Trachemys scripta elegans isolate TJP31775 chromosome 18, CAS_Tse_1.0, whole genome shotgun sequence DNA harbors:
- the EMC6 gene encoding ER membrane protein complex subunit 6, whose protein sequence is MATMVAKREGPQFISEGAVRGNAAILDYCRTSVSALSGATAGILGLTGLHGFIFYFLASVLLSVLLVLKAGRRWNKYFKSRRPLFTGGLIGGLFTYVLFWTFLYGMVHVY, encoded by the coding sequence ATGGCTACAATGGTGGCTAAGCGAGAAGGGCCTCAGTTCATCAGCGAAGGAGCAGTCCGAGGGAATGCCGCCATTCTGGATTATTGCAGGACATCCGTTTCTGCCTTGTCAGGAGCAACAGCAGGAATTCTTGGCCTGACTGGTTTACATGGCTTCATCTTCTACTTCTTGGCTTCTGTCCTTCTCTCAGTGCTTTTGGTATTAAAAGCTGGACGGCGGTGGAATAAGTACTTTAAATCCCGAAGGCCACTTTTCACTGGGGGGCTTATCGGAGGCCTCTTCACGTATGTCCTCTTCTGGACTTTCCTCTATGGCATGGTGCATGTCTACTAA